GATTACTTTTTTGCCCTTAGCAAGAAAAGTTTCTCCCCCTAGACTGATTTTTACAGTGTTTGCTTCATATTCAAAGGGAGGCATTAAGACGCTTAAAAATCGTTTTACCACCAGATCATAGATTTTTCTTTCGGAGTCACTCATTTTACTGATCTGTACCCGCTCCTCCGTGGGAATGATGGCGTGATGATCCGAAACCTTCTGATCGTTTACAACGTTTTTATTTCCCTTAATCGGTTTTTGCAGTATTTTCCTTGCGGCACTTTGATAGTTTCCAAGGGCCACGGCCTTTACCCGTTCTTCCAAGGTTTCCACGATGTCAGAAGAAAGATACCGAGAATCGGTTCTTGGATAGGTCAGGACTTTATGACTTTCATAGAGTCCCTGCATAATTCTTAAGGTTTCCTTCGCCGAGAAATCAAAGCGTTTATTGGCCTCTCTTTGCAGTTCCGTCAAATCATACAGGGCGGGAGGCATTTGTTTTTTCTTCTGTTTTTGAATATCCGAAAGAAGGGCTTTTTCCTTTTCCACCTTTTTTAAAACATTTTCCGCCTTCTCCTTGCTAAAAGTCCGGTTGGAACCGCTTTTTTCATCAAACCAGGTAAAGCTCACCCCTTTTGCTGCAAGCTTCAGTCCATAATAGGATTTCGGGGTGAAGTTTTGAATCTCCTCTTCCCGCTGTCCGATCATGGCCAAAGTCGGAGTTTGTACCCGGCCGCAGGAAAGTTGGGCATTGTGCTTACAGGTCAGGGCTCTTGTGGCATTCATCCCCACAATCCAGTCCGCTTCCGAACGAGCTACGGCGGATTGAAAAAGGTTGTAATAGTCTTTGCCCTCCTTTAAATTGGCGAAGCCTTTTTTGATGGCTCCGTCGGTGACCGAGGAGATCCATAACCGCTTAATCGGTTTTTTCACTCCCGCTTCCTGGATAATCCACCGGGCCACCAGCTCTCCTTCCCGTCCCGCATCGGTGGCAATCACAATGGTTTTTACATCCTTACGGTGCATCAGTTTTTTTACTTGTCCAAATTGTTTGGAGGTCTGGGGGATGACTTCCAGCTTCATGGGCTCGGGAAGCATGGGCAAATCCTCCATATTCCAGGATTGATAACGTTTATCGTATTTTTCCGGGGTTTGCAGGGTCACCAAATGTCCCAGGGCCCAAGTTACAATATACTCCGGCCCTTCCATGTGGCTATGATTTTTCTTGTTTGCCCGAAGGACTTTGGCAATATCCCTTCCCACCGATGGCTTTTCCGCCAGTACTAAGGTTTTACTCATCTGAACCTACCTTTCCGCAGTGCGTATATGCTTTATTCTGTGAATTATTCCTTTATCATGATTTTTTCCAAGGCCAGGGGCTCCACCGGTTGATCCCCTTGATAAACCCGCATGTTTCCTCCGGAGATTTCATCAATTAAAATAATTTCTCCCGTGGTCTTATCCCTTCCGAACTCGAATTTAATGTCGTAGAGTTCCAGGTCCTTTTTTTCCAATTCCTCTTTGATCACCTGTCCGATTTCAATGGTTAACTGTTTCAGTGTCTCATATTCTTCCTTGGACAGCAGTCCCAGCATGGCCAGGGCATCCTTGGAAATTGGGGGATCCCCCCGCTGATCATCCTTCAGGGTTACCTCCACAAAACCCTCCAGGGGGGCACCTTCCTCAATATAAGCGCCGTACCGTCGAAGAAAGCTTCCCACCCCCCGGTACCGGCAAATGACCTCCAAGCCCTTTCCAAAAACCTCAGCGGGTTTTACGGTCATGGTGGCCTGTTCAAGGTCTGCGTCGATATAATGGGTGCGGATCCCTTTTTCCTTTAGTTTTTCAAAAAAGAATTTGGTCAGGGCAAGACCCGCTCTTCCCGCACCCTCCACCGTCAGTCCCACTTCATTGGAACCGGGATCAAAAACCCCGTCGGCTCCCGTCATGTCATCTTTAAAATGCAAAAGAAAGTTCCCGTCGGGGAACCGGTAAACATCCTTGGTTTTTCCATGATACGTAAGTTTCATCGTCTTCACTCCTCATAATGATTTATTCATTTCCGTATTTTTTAAGGAATTGATTTTTCTTCTCCACTATACTTTCCCATTCGTTTCGTAGGAGGTTATCCTTCATCCGGTCTTTTTCAATAAAATACAGGGCCAGTCCTCCAAGACCCACATGGGTTCCGACGGCAACCCCCATTTGCATGATGAAGATCTCTCCGTTAAAATCCGTTTCCGTTTCAATTTTCCCTTGTAAGTTCTTTGCATAGTTAATATCCGAAGTGTATCCGATGATGATAAAATCCGTTAACTCCTCATCCACCCTTTTGTTAAAGGCACTGACGTAATGCTCCAGAACCCGCTTTCGTCCTCTTTCCTTGGCCACAATGGCTCCTTTGGCATCTTTCATGGTCATAATCGGTTTTAATCGCAAAATCTTACCGAAAAAAGCACTGGCATTGGAGAGGCGTCCACTCCGGATTAGATGGTTCAAATCATCCACGGAGAGAAAATGCTTTAGGTTTAGCTTATAGGATTCATTAAAATCAATCAGTTCCTGATAGGTGGCCCCCTGTTCTCTTAGCCGGGCACTCTTTAGAATCAGCCAGCCGCTGCCGTGGCTCATGGACTTGGAGTCCACCACATGCACGGGAATATCCTTATAGGCCTCCTTTTCATGGAAATACTTTTTGCCGAGTTCCGCGGATTGGTAAGAACCGCTGGTGCCGCTGGACATGCAAATACAAAGAATTTCCTTGTACCCGTCGGTTACCGCCTTTTCCATCAGATCCGTAAATTCCGTGGGGCTAGGCATTCCTGTGGTGGGAGGTTCGCTGTAATTCTCAATCTGCTCATAAAACTCATCCGGGGAAATATCCACCCGGTCCCGGTACACCTTGCCTTCAATGGTGATTTTCAAGGATGCCAGCTGAATATCATACTTTTCTAAAATTTCTTCGGATAAGTCACAAGTGGAGTCTGCTATAATTTTTATCATTTTTTCCTCCCTTATTCTTTTAAAAACATTGTTCTTTCTTTCAGTTGATTTATTTTATCATTAATTTGACGCAGTCACAAATATATTTCCCTCTTTCTTCCCTAAAGGACTTGTAAAATAAAGGAATCGTTACTATAATGGAATAAACTTGTTTTGTAAATTCAGTTCATTACATTGAGAGGATGAATACTAATGAAAAACCCAGTGGTTACCTTTACCTTAGAAAACGGCAACACCATGAAAGCCGAGCTTTATCCCGAAGTCGCCCCGAATACAGTTCGTAACTTCATTTCTTTAATTGAAAAAAACTTTTATGACGGCCTGATCTTTCACCGGGTGATCCCCGGTTTTATGATCCAGGGAGGCGATCCCCAAGGCTCCGGCATGGGCGGTCCCGGATATTCCATTCCAGGAGAGTTCCGATCCAACGGTTTCGAAAATGACCTAAAGCACGAAGCCGGGGTCCTATCCATGGCCCGGGCCCAGGATCCGGATTCCGCCGGCTCCCAGTTTTTTATCATGGTGGCACGGTCCCCCCATCTTGACGGAGAGTATGCAGGCTTTGGTAAGATCACCGAAGGCTTTGAACATGCGGAGGACATCGTAAAGGTAAAAACCGATAGGATGGACCGCCCTGTAGAGGACCAACGAATAGAAACCCTGACCGTGGAAACCTTCGGTGAGGAATATTCAGAACCGGAGAAAATTTCTTAGTCCTTTTTAAGGCCCCGGGAAAAATCCAATGATGTTTAAAAAAAGCCGTGACCATCAATAATAAGTGTGGTCACGGCTTTTCTAGCTATTTAAGAATATCAGGAAGGGTTACTCCTCATGGTGTAAAACGATCCGGCCGACTTTTTTGCCCGCCAGCATAGCATCCATCTTCCCTTCCATTTCCTCCAGGCTCACCACTTCCACCATGGCCTGAAGGTTATCGGCTTTCCAGGGTCCTGCTAACTTCTCCCAAATCTTCAAGCGAAGATCCATGGGGCACTGGACGGAATCAATGCCATAAAGGGTCACCCCTCTTAATATAAAGGGATAAACGGAACTTTCAAATTTATCTCCCCCTACATTCCCGCAGGTGGTCACCGCTCCGTCATACTGTATGCTTTTAATAACATCTCCCAGGATACTTCCCCCTACGGTGTCAATGACTCCTGCCCATCGGGATTTCAGCATCGCCTTTTTCTTCTCATCCTGAATTTCTTCCCTAGAGATTACGGATTTCACCCCAAGACTCAAAAGCTCCTCTTTTTGGCTGTCCACTTTTCCTGTGGCCACCACAACCTCATATCCCATTTTCACCAGGATTTTCGATGCAATGTTTGCCACGCTTCCGGTACCTCCTGTAACCAGCACTTCCCCGGCGTTCTTATCCACGTCCTTTGTCAGCTTATACACTGAAAGGGCTGCGGTAAAGCCGGCGGTTCCGTAGACCATGCTTTCCTTTAGGTCCAGACCCTCGGGCTTTTTAACGACCCACTGTGAGGGTACCCGGATGTACTGACCAAAGCCACCCTCGGTATTCATTCCCAGGTCATAACCGGTAAGAATCACCTCTTCCCCTTCAGAAAACTCAGGGTCACTGCTTTTTACAATGGTCCCCGCGGCGTCGATTCCCGGTGTGTGGGGATAATTCCTGGTTACCCCTTTATTGCCCACACTGGACAGGGCATCTTTATAATTCAGCGAAGAATACTGTACCTTTACAATGGTGTCCCCTTCCGGCAAATCCCCAATTTTTCGACTTTCAATCCTTCTGATATACCGATCCTCTTCTTCGATGATTCGTAAAGTCTTAAACAATGTTTGTTCCATAACCACTGGCTCCTTTCATTTTTTTCTCTTTTATTATTTACCCAAAACTCCTCTTCTATACCATCGGGGTCAGGGATCCCCGTTGTATTTCAGTCTCTAGTCTTCCAAGGCCTCTTCGATAATACGGTAATAATCCAGGTCCAGAATTCGGGCAGAGAAATAAAATTTTGCGCTGACCTGGTTGGAAATTTCCTCCTGATAGTCTTCAGGAACCGATACCCCTTCCCGGGGAGTGAATTCTTCGGTTTCTGCGTTGTACTTCCCTTTATCCGTAATAAAACTCCGGTTTTCAAAAATAACCAAGGGGTCGGTATCGGAAAATAAATCTCTTCCCATAAACAGCCGGGAGTCAAATTCCAAGCCCATCAGATTGGATACCGTCGGCATGATGTCTAGACTCGAGGCCGGTTCGGTGAAAACCTTCTCCTCCATATCCGGATGGTATAAAACAAAGGCATTTCGGTAAAGCTCAAAGTTCTGATCCACGGGCTCTCCCTGAAGTTCTTCAATGGTTTCGTGGTCCAGTCCATAGGGGTAATGATCAGAACTCATAACGATTAAGGTCTCCTCGGCAATTCCCTGTTCTTCCAGCTGTTCCAGTAAATGCTCCATGGCCCGGTCCAGTTCCACCTGGGTGGCTAAATAGGCCCTGGCCTGCTGGGAATAGGGGAGATGGGAGACCACCTCCCGATTTTTCATCGCCATGTTGTTTCCTTCAAAACTGTATTGCAAGTGTCCGCTCATGGTCAAATAATAGGTGTGAAAGGGTTCCTCTTCAATATATTCGGGAATCGTCACCTCCATCATTTCCAAATCCGATGCGGGCCAGGTACGGGTAATATCCAGACCGTTTCCGATTCCCTGATACTTGTATCCAAGGTTGGGATGGGATAAATGGCGGTCGTAATAGGTGTAGGTGTGATTATGGTAAGCCCTTGTTTCATAACCCAGGGGATCTAATTGATTTCCAAAGGCAAAGGGCATCGCATTGTCACTGGACTCCCGGAAACTCCATACCCCGCTTTTCGGAATCAGCCCCGTATTGGCAACGTATTCCCCGTCCAGGGTGCTGACCCCCCAAATCGGAGTATAAAAATCCTCAAAGTAATACCCCTCATGAACCAGTTTATAAAGGGTGGGGGTGACTTCTTCGTTCAAGGCCAGATGGGAAAAGGCCTCTGCCGTGATAACGATTAAATTATGGCCTTCATATTTCCCCGTATATTCATTTTTCTCGCTGGGGGCCTGATTCCTAAAATATCGGTGCAGCTCAAGGATTTCCTCCTGGTTTTCTTCTTCCATCAGTTCATCAAAATCAATATTTAAAACATTATACTCCCGGGGCTCTTCCTCCGGCTCTTCCTTGTCTTCATCACTATCTTCAAAGTTTTCCTCTTCCCGGTCCTGATCCTCCTCTACGTCCTCATCATTACTAGTTTCATCGGGATCTTCTTCCAATTCCTCAGGCATTTCCCCAACAAAGACGGGAGTCCAGCCGGTAATCTGTCTTTGAGCATCCAGACGGGTATAGGTGATCAGACCTAAGTTGTCCACAGAAAACCGGGGAAAGTGAATGTTATAGTAAAGATTATAAGGAGAATTCTCCCCTTGGTCCTGGGTATGAACCACCCCGATGCCGATCAGATGAAAAAGAACAGCTGCCGCCAGTATCAATCCCAGGACATAGGGCCTTCTTTTCGGGGTGTTGTTGATTTTTTTACCAATAAACAGATAAAGCCCAAAGGGAACAAAAGCCAAGAGCACCAAATACCAATTCCTCCCGATTTCATAAAGGGCTTCCCTCCAAAATTCCGTGGCCTGCCCCGCATGCCTTACGGAATAGATCGTATTAAAGGTACCGAACATATTATAATATACCAGCTGAGAAGCAAAAATAAACCCCAGAAGAAACAAAATGATTCCCAGGGTTATTCTACGGGATTTTTCCCCTAAAAGGGTGGCCCCACCGTAAATGAGCAGCGCCAGTACGCCTCCAAAGATCAGGGAAAAAAACAGTCCCCAGGAGATCACATTCCCCGAGGTGCCCAGGCGAACCAAGGTCTCAAGGTAATAGATCCCTGCCCATAAAAACCCCGGCAAAAAAAACATAGAAAGCCCCCGGGACTTTTTTTCTTCTTTTTCATTTCTTTTCCGATACACTTCTCTTCGGTTTTTTCTTCGATTCCTATCCATTTAGGATCACCCCATCATCCAGTTCCTATTTATTTTAAGACGCTAACGGGCCATGGAAAGTTTCCGGTTTAATAAAACAAATCTTCTTCCCGCTTTTTCTTTATTTTCTCGGTTTTGTGCATCCCTTCATCGACCTCACTACTTTTGCCTTCCCTTTCTTCTTCTTTTTCCTCTGAAGATTTGTTCTCTGAAGAAAATGGCAACTCCTGATAGTTCTCCAGAATCCGGGTCATATGAATCAGTCTTTGACGATCTTTTTCCAATACCGCCAATCCTTTATCCGCAATCCGGAAAACCTTTTTACGGGAACCCACTTCTTCTACTAATCTGATCAGTCCCTGTTTTTCTAAATTCTCCAAAGCCCCATACAGGGTTCCCGGTGCTACATGCACTTGCCCGTTACTAAGTTCTTTAATTCTGTTAAGTATCTTATACCCGTGACAGGGTTCTAATAACGACACCAAAGTATAATAAGTGGTTTCCGTTAAGGGTAAGTAGGGATCTCGATTCATTAAAACACCTCCAAAATATACCGTTCAACTGAATAAATCTTATGCTTTTTCTTCCGCCACAAGATACTCCTGGTATTTTTCATAATCCTTTTCCTTGCACTCCACCTCTAACAGGGTGCCCTCGGGCTTATACTCCTGGTTAAGGACGGTGGCATTTTGATTTAAGTGGGACACCACCTCCCCTTCCTTAAAGGGAATCAAAAACTTCGCTTTTTTATAGGCTTTAAAAACCTTTCGCTCAATGGCCTCCATCAGTATTTCCAGGCCGATGTGCTCTTTTGCGGAGATATAGACCTTATCTTCGATTAATTTGGGAATTTCAACCTCCGCTAAATCTCCTTTATTGTACACATAAAGCATAGGAACATCCAGGGCTCCGATTTGCTTTAAGGTATCCTCGGTGATCTTCATTTGCTCCCGGTAATCGGGATTTGAAATATCCACCACATGAAGAAGCAGATCCGCTTCCCGAACCTCCTCTAAGGTGGAGTGAAAAGCCTTGATTAAATTATGGGGCAGGTTACTGACAAACCCTACGGTATCCGAGAGTAAAAAGGCCTTTTGATTGGGCAGTTCAATTTTTCGAATGGAGGTATCCAATGTGGCGAAAAGCATATCCTTTACCCACACCTTTTTTGAATCGTCGGCACCGTATTTTTCCACGGCTTCGTTCATTATGGTGGATTTCCCCGCATTGGTATAGCCTACAAGGGCCACCATGGGCAAACCGCTTTTCGCTCTCCGCTTTCGCTGGACTTCCCTTTTTTTGCTGATCTCCTTTAACCGCTTTTGAAGTTCTGTGATCTGGTCTTCAATTCTTCTTCGATCCAGCTCGATTTTTTTCTCTCCCGCACCACGGTTTTTCAGTCCCGCGCCGCCTCCTTGGCGTCCTAAGGCCTCGTAGGCCCCCTTCAGTCTTGGAAGAATATACTGCAGTTGAGCCACATCCACCTGCAGTCTTGCTTCCTTGGTTTTTGCCCGTTTAGCGAAAATCTCCAAAATCAAGTTCGTGCGGTCCAGTACAATGATATCCAAGGCTTTCTCAAGATTTTTCAGCTGCATGGGACTCAGCTCATCATTAAATACCACCACGTCAATTTCCAATTCCTCTAGAAAGGGCTTCATTTCCTCCACTTTTCCCGTCCCTATATAGTAAGCGGGATGAATGGATTTCAGGTTTTGTTCCATTCTTCCGGCTACCTCATAGTTACAGGCCTCCGTTAAATTTTTCAACTCCTCCATGGACTCCTCAAAACTATCTTGAGAATTTAAATTCACCCCTACGATCAGGGCTTTGTGTTTCGTACTCATACAATCCTCTCCTTTATACAACTTCTATTACTATTGCTTCACATTTGAAGCTATAGGGTTATCCATACCCATTTTACCTCTTATTTATTCTCAATATAAGCGTCCTTCGGAGGATTCCTCCTAGGCCCCGGGACGGATGGATTTCTTAATCCTATTGTAACATAAAGGAAATCCGGGCTTCGATGTTTTTTTCCTCTCTTAAGAATGTTTATGATTTTTCAATGAATTCAAATATTTCCTGGCCCTAAATAAATAGCCGTGATACAATTAAATAGGATTAAAAGATGCCCGGAGTATTTCCCGGGCAAAAGGAGGAAAATGATGGATAAACAGTACTTTAAAGAAGCTTTAC
The window above is part of the Isachenkonia alkalipeptolytica genome. Proteins encoded here:
- a CDS encoding DNA topoisomerase III, with protein sequence MSKTLVLAEKPSVGRDIAKVLRANKKNHSHMEGPEYIVTWALGHLVTLQTPEKYDKRYQSWNMEDLPMLPEPMKLEVIPQTSKQFGQVKKLMHRKDVKTIVIATDAGREGELVARWIIQEAGVKKPIKRLWISSVTDGAIKKGFANLKEGKDYYNLFQSAVARSEADWIVGMNATRALTCKHNAQLSCGRVQTPTLAMIGQREEEIQNFTPKSYYGLKLAAKGVSFTWFDEKSGSNRTFSKEKAENVLKKVEKEKALLSDIQKQKKKQMPPALYDLTELQREANKRFDFSAKETLRIMQGLYESHKVLTYPRTDSRYLSSDIVETLEERVKAVALGNYQSAARKILQKPIKGNKNVVNDQKVSDHHAIIPTEERVQISKMSDSERKIYDLVVKRFLSVLMPPFEYEANTVKISLGGETFLAKGKKVISPGWRSIEKDMDKREDSEDQEDQQLPEFKKGEDLGIKSLQITEGKTTPPGFFNEGTLLSAMENPKKYLTGTGKKLEKALSETGGLGTVATRGDIIDKLFNTFLIEKKGKDIRITAKGKQLLSLVPKDLKAPDLTANWEQKLSDIAAGKLSKKDFVSEMKAYTKIVVKDVKSSSATFKHDNITGNRCPECDKYLLEVKGKRGKMLVCRDRECGYRKNVAKATNARCPNCHKKMELRGQGEGQIFTCPCGHREKLSAFQNRKKEKGAQASKGEVQKFLKKQEKEKEEPINTGLADQLAKLKLTED
- a CDS encoding phosphoribosylaminoimidazolesuccinocarboxamide synthase; its protein translation is MKLTYHGKTKDVYRFPDGNFLLHFKDDMTGADGVFDPGSNEVGLTVEGAGRAGLALTKFFFEKLKEKGIRTHYIDADLEQATMTVKPAEVFGKGLEVICRYRGVGSFLRRYGAYIEEGAPLEGFVEVTLKDDQRGDPPISKDALAMLGLLSKEEYETLKQLTIEIGQVIKEELEKKDLELYDIKFEFGRDKTTGEIILIDEISGGNMRVYQGDQPVEPLALEKIMIKE
- a CDS encoding DegV family protein → MIKIIADSTCDLSEEILEKYDIQLASLKITIEGKVYRDRVDISPDEFYEQIENYSEPPTTGMPSPTEFTDLMEKAVTDGYKEILCICMSSGTSGSYQSAELGKKYFHEKEAYKDIPVHVVDSKSMSHGSGWLILKSARLREQGATYQELIDFNESYKLNLKHFLSVDDLNHLIRSGRLSNASAFFGKILRLKPIMTMKDAKGAIVAKERGRKRVLEHYVSAFNKRVDEELTDFIIIGYTSDINYAKNLQGKIETETDFNGEIFIMQMGVAVGTHVGLGGLALYFIEKDRMKDNLLRNEWESIVEKKNQFLKKYGNE
- a CDS encoding peptidylprolyl isomerase produces the protein MKNPVVTFTLENGNTMKAELYPEVAPNTVRNFISLIEKNFYDGLIFHRVIPGFMIQGGDPQGSGMGGPGYSIPGEFRSNGFENDLKHEAGVLSMARAQDPDSAGSQFFIMVARSPHLDGEYAGFGKITEGFEHAEDIVKVKTDRMDRPVEDQRIETLTVETFGEEYSEPEKIS
- a CDS encoding YhdH/YhfP family quinone oxidoreductase, giving the protein MEQTLFKTLRIIEEEDRYIRRIESRKIGDLPEGDTIVKVQYSSLNYKDALSSVGNKGVTRNYPHTPGIDAAGTIVKSSDPEFSEGEEVILTGYDLGMNTEGGFGQYIRVPSQWVVKKPEGLDLKESMVYGTAGFTAALSVYKLTKDVDKNAGEVLVTGGTGSVANIASKILVKMGYEVVVATGKVDSQKEELLSLGVKSVISREEIQDEKKKAMLKSRWAGVIDTVGGSILGDVIKSIQYDGAVTTCGNVGGDKFESSVYPFILRGVTLYGIDSVQCPMDLRLKIWEKLAGPWKADNLQAMVEVVSLEEMEGKMDAMLAGKKVGRIVLHHEE
- a CDS encoding LTA synthase family protein produces the protein MDRNRRKNRREVYRKRNEKEEKKSRGLSMFFLPGFLWAGIYYLETLVRLGTSGNVISWGLFFSLIFGGVLALLIYGGATLLGEKSRRITLGIILFLLGFIFASQLVYYNMFGTFNTIYSVRHAGQATEFWREALYEIGRNWYLVLLAFVPFGLYLFIGKKINNTPKRRPYVLGLILAAAVLFHLIGIGVVHTQDQGENSPYNLYYNIHFPRFSVDNLGLITYTRLDAQRQITGWTPVFVGEMPEELEEDPDETSNDEDVEEDQDREEENFEDSDEDKEEPEEEPREYNVLNIDFDELMEEENQEEILELHRYFRNQAPSEKNEYTGKYEGHNLIVITAEAFSHLALNEEVTPTLYKLVHEGYYFEDFYTPIWGVSTLDGEYVANTGLIPKSGVWSFRESSDNAMPFAFGNQLDPLGYETRAYHNHTYTYYDRHLSHPNLGYKYQGIGNGLDITRTWPASDLEMMEVTIPEYIEEEPFHTYYLTMSGHLQYSFEGNNMAMKNREVVSHLPYSQQARAYLATQVELDRAMEHLLEQLEEQGIAEETLIVMSSDHYPYGLDHETIEELQGEPVDQNFELYRNAFVLYHPDMEEKVFTEPASSLDIMPTVSNLMGLEFDSRLFMGRDLFSDTDPLVIFENRSFITDKGKYNAETEEFTPREGVSVPEDYQEEISNQVSAKFYFSARILDLDYYRIIEEALED
- a CDS encoding PadR family transcriptional regulator, which encodes MNRDPYLPLTETTYYTLVSLLEPCHGYKILNRIKELSNGQVHVAPGTLYGALENLEKQGLIRLVEEVGSRKKVFRIADKGLAVLEKDRQRLIHMTRILENYQELPFSSENKSSEEKEEEREGKSSEVDEGMHKTEKIKKKREEDLFY
- the hflX gene encoding GTPase HflX, with translation MSTKHKALIVGVNLNSQDSFEESMEELKNLTEACNYEVAGRMEQNLKSIHPAYYIGTGKVEEMKPFLEELEIDVVVFNDELSPMQLKNLEKALDIIVLDRTNLILEIFAKRAKTKEARLQVDVAQLQYILPRLKGAYEALGRQGGGAGLKNRGAGEKKIELDRRRIEDQITELQKRLKEISKKREVQRKRRAKSGLPMVALVGYTNAGKSTIMNEAVEKYGADDSKKVWVKDMLFATLDTSIRKIELPNQKAFLLSDTVGFVSNLPHNLIKAFHSTLEEVREADLLLHVVDISNPDYREQMKITEDTLKQIGALDVPMLYVYNKGDLAEVEIPKLIEDKVYISAKEHIGLEILMEAIERKVFKAYKKAKFLIPFKEGEVVSHLNQNATVLNQEYKPEGTLLEVECKEKDYEKYQEYLVAEEKA